A region of Thermothielavioides terrestris NRRL 8126 chromosome 6, complete sequence DNA encodes the following proteins:
- a CDS encoding multicopper like protein (Extracellular Laccase - like Multicopper - like protein), translated as MAWRTANGAASPGRLGLVWLLCLLWHGLLASAATVTYDFNITWLTANPDGMADRPTIGINGQWPIPTIRVNVGDRLVVNVLNSLGNESASLHFHGLFMRNATHMDGPAGVTQCPIPPGSRFTYNFTVDQPGTYWYHSHIRGQYPDGLRGPLIVHDPDSPFRDKYDEELVMTVSDWYHDPMPGLLSQFLNKANPTGAEPVPNSALLNDTQNLTVSVQPGKTYLFRMINIGAFAGQYVWFEGHNMTILEVDGVYTHPAEASMIYLAAAQRCSFLITAKNDTSENFPIVASMDTDLFDKIPDGLNWNVTGWLVYDSAKPLPDPAVVYDAFEPFDDIGLVPWDNQTLLGEPDQTITLDVIMDNLGDGANYAFFNDITYVSPKVPTLYTALSAGDLATNSAVYGTYTHPLVLEKDQVVEILINNLDSGKHPFHLHGHEFQVIWRSDDDAGTFADSNVTADAFPAIPMKRDTVVVRPNGNMVLRFKSNNPGIWLFHCHIEWHVASGLMATIVEAPLDLQKTIALPSDHLAACAAAGVPTAGNAAGNTVNFLDLTGQNAPPPPLPAGFTPRGIVALVFSCVSGILGVAVVSWYGFAGQAGGQGAAPAVLARQGEKQQQQLGGDGQGTVGAAGSGSGADAGVGQAAGGRRSGEAN; from the exons ATGGCTTGGAGAACTGCTAACGGAGCTGCTTCGCCCGGCCGGCTCGGTCTCGTGTGGCTACTGTGCCTGCTCTGGCACGGCCTcctggccagcgcggccaccgTGACGTACGACTTCAACATCACCTGGCTCACGGCAAACCCGGACGGCATGGCCGACCGGCCAACCATCGGCATCAACGGCCAGTGGCCGATCCCCACCATCCGCGTGAACGTTGGcgaccgcctcgtcgtcAACGTGCTCAACTCGCTGGGCAACGAGTCGGCCTCGCTTCACTTCCACGGCCTCTTCATGCGCAATGCCACCCACATGGACGGGCCCGCCGGCGTCACCCAATGCCCCATCCCGCCCGGGTCAAGATTTACATACAACTTCACC GTCGATCAACCGGGCACCTACTGGTACCACTCGCACATCCGCGGTCAGTATCCcgacggcctgcgcggcccGCTGATCGTCCACGACCCGGACTCGCCCTTCCGCGACAAgtacgacgaggagctcgtcATGACCGTCTCCGATTGGTACCACGACCCGATGCCCGGCCTGTTGAGCCAGTTTCTGAACAAGGCCAATCCAaccggcgccgagcccgtGCCCAACTCGGCCCTGCTCAACGACACCCAGAACTTGACCGTGTCCGTCCAGCCTGGCAAGACATATCTCTTCCGCATGATCAACATTGGCGCCTTTGCCGGGCAGTACGTCTGGTTCGAGGGCCACAACATGACCATTctcgaggtcgacggcgTTTACACCCACCCGGCCGAGGCGAGCATGATctacctcgccgccgcccagcgctGCAGCTTCCTCATCACAGCGAAGAACGATACCTCGGAGAACTTTCCCATTGTTGCCAGCATGGATACC GACCTGTTCGACAAAATACCGGACGGCCTGAACTGGAACGTCACCGGTTGGCTTGTCTACGACTCTGCCAAGCCGCTCCCAGATCCCGCCGTCGTGTACGATGCCTTCGAACCGTTTGATGACATCGGCCTCGTGCCGTGGGACAACCAAACGCTGCTCGGAGAGCCCGACCAGACCATCACCCTGGACGTGATCATGGACAAcctgggcgacggcgcgaACTA CGCCTTCTTCAACGACATCACCTACGTCTCGCCCAAGGTGCCAACGCTCTACACGGCGCTCAGCGCCGGCGACCTGGCCACCAACTCGGCCGTGTACGGCACCTACACGCACCCGCTCGTGCTCGAGAAGGACCAGGTCGTCGAGATCCTGATCAACAACCTGGACTCGGGCAAGCACCCCTTCCACCTGCACGGCCACGAGTTCCAGGTCATCTGGCGCTCGGACGACGATGCCGGCACCTTCGCCGACTCGAACGTCACCGCCGACGCCTTCCCCGCCATCCCCATGAAGCGCGACACCGTCGTCGTGCGTCCCAACGGCAACATGGTGCTGCGGTTCAAGTCGAACAATCCAG GCATCTGGCTCTTCCACTGCCACATCGAATGGCACGTTGCATCCGGCCTGATGGCCACCATCGTCGAGGCGCCGCTGGACCTTCAGAAGACGATCGCGCTGCCGAgcgaccacctcgccgcgtgcgccgccgccggcgtccccaccgccggcaacgccgccggcaacACCGTCAACTTCCTGGACTTGACGGGCCAGAAcgccccgcccccgccgctgcctgcTGG ATTCACACCccgcggcatcgtcgccCTCGTGTTCAGCTGTGTGAGCGGCATCCTCGGCGTGGCTGTCGTCTCGTGGTACGGGTTTGCCGGGCAGGCCGGTGgccagggggcggcgccagcggtgCTGGCCCGGCAGggcgagaagcagcagcagcagcttggtGGTGATGGTCAGGGGAcggtcggcgcggcggggtcggggtcgggcgccgacgccggcgtggGCCAGGCCGCGGGTGGGCGTCGCAGTGGTGAGGCTAATTGA